A region from the Lolium perenne isolate Kyuss_39 chromosome 4, Kyuss_2.0, whole genome shotgun sequence genome encodes:
- the LOC127347009 gene encoding vignain-like, which translates to MALAASMPVKDRIYVSSENIASEESMRGLYERWYALYRRDDDPSEKEKRFGIFKAEARAVYELNEGNERVKHHLNLFADMTQDEYAEGFTNCSPLQIQPRDEIKLNFHQPSQYYPDNLPLYVDWRDVDDVLTSVKTQGNCGSCWAIAATGAMESIHFLKNNKRTNLSIQELVDCSPSPNMGCDGGKASKAFQYVIKKHGIHSSEQYPYVGNGSHCTTPSGSRVMSIKSYHFVHRCNEKLLMDAVGHAPVVVAVLGSNTTEYKRYSGGIFRGPCNGTGGHQALLVGYGTTRSDDANNPGIKYWVVKNSWGESWGERGYLRIERGHQADGGLCGIMLHHSVYPVDPK; encoded by the coding sequence ATGGCCCTAGCGGCGAGCATGCCAGTGAAGGACAGAATCTATGTCAGCTCGGAGAATATTGCTTCAGAGGAGAGCATGCGTGGCCTTTACGAGCGCTGGTACGCGCTCTACAGGCGCGATGACGACCCCAGTGAGAAGGAGAAGCGGTTCGGAATCTTCAAGGCGGAGGCACGCGCTGTGTACGAGCTGAACGAGGGCAACGAGCGAGTGAAACATCATCTGAACTTGTTCGCGGACATGACCCAAGATGAGTACGCCGAAGGGTTTACCAACTGCTCCCCCCTCCAGATCCAACCCCGCGACGAGATCAAGCTCAACTTTCACCAGCCCAGCCAGTACTACCCCGACAATCTGCCACTCTACGTTGACTGGCGGGACGTGGACGACGTTCTCACTAGCGTGAAGACACAGGGAAACTGCGGAAGTTGTTGGGCTATTGCTGCCACCGGGGCGATGGAGAGCATCCACTTCCTCAAGAACAACAAGCGCACCAACCTCTCCATTCAGGAACTGGTTGACTGCAGCCCCAGCCCCAACATGGGCTGCGATGGCGGCAAGGCTAGCAAGGCCTTCCAATATGTCATCAAAAAGCATGGCATCCATTCCTCGGAGCAGTACCCGTATGTGGGAAATGGTTCGCACTGCACCACTCCCTCGGGATCTCGCGTCATGTCCATCAAGAGCTATCACTTTGTGCATCGATGTAACGAGAAGCTTCTCATGGACGCGGTAGGCCATGCGCCCGTCGTGGTTGCTGTTTTGGGAAGCAACACCACCGAGTACAAGCGCTACAGTGGCGGTATTTTCAGAGGGCCCTGCAACGGTACGGGAGGCCACCAAGCCCTGCTTGTGGGCTACGGCACGACACGAAGTGACGATGCCAACAATCCCGGCATCAAGTATTGGGTGGTGAAGAACTCGTGGGGTGAGTCGTGGGGAGAGAGGGGCTACCTGCGCATCGAGCGCGGTCATCAGGCTGACGGAGGCCTCTGCGGCATCATGTTGCACCACTCAGTGTACCCAGTAGATCCAAAATAG
- the LOC139839037 gene encoding cysteine proteinase mucunain-like, with amino-acid sequence MARGMLPALTMVATLLAMALAASTMTASITKADIIYVSSENVASEESMRVLYERWYALHRCDGDPNDKEKRFAIFNAEARAVYKLNEDGARVKHHLNLLADKTQDEYDEGFANCSPLEIQPRDEIKLNLHQPNQYYPYNLPHSVDCGPWMAFSPA; translated from the coding sequence ATGGCGAGAGGCATGCTCCCTGCGCTCACCATGGTGGCCACACTACTGGCCATGGCTCTAGCGGCAAGCACAATGACGGCGAGCATCACGAAGGCAGACATAATCTACGTCAGCTCGGAGAATGTTGCTTCGGAGGAGAGCATGCGTGTCCTGTACGAGCGTTGGTACGCGTTGCACAGGTGCGATGGCGACCCCAACGACAAGGAGAAGCGGTTCGCCATCTTCAATGCGGAGGCGCGCGCTGTGTACAAGCTGAACGAGGATGGCGCGCGCGTGAAACATCATCTGAACTTGTTAGCGGACAAGACCCAAGATGAGTACGACGAAGGTTTTGCCAACTGCTCCCCCCTCGAGATCCAACCCCGCGACGAGATCAAGCTCAACCTTCACCAACCCAACCAGTACTACCCTTACAATCTTCCACACAGCGTCGACTGCGGACCGTGGATGGCGTTCTCACCAGCGTAA